GGGCCTTTACCCACAACTCTTATTACGTTGGTGGCACCTATGTTTCCGGAACCGTGCTCCCTGATGTCAGTCCGCCGCAGCAGTTTGACCACGATAAAACCGAAGGGTATGGAGCCGGGAATGAATCCTGCTATGAAGGCGATGATGTATATCACTTTTTCCTCGCTACCGACAATCTGATGGGCGTTCCCACAAACCCAAAGTCATGTCTGATGTTCTTCTCGAGGTATCTAAGGTAACCTTTTGAAATGCCTGCTGGCAGATTTGAGAAGAGGAGAAATCTGGGAGGAGAGACGCCCTTCTGTTCGCATCCGGTTATTCTCACCCACTTCCCACCATAAGCCGGTGGCTTGGACCTCTCGACGGCCCGCTCAATAGTTTCCGCCAGCCTTTTCTTCTTCACCCTGGCACTACTCTCTACGGCCGCTTCAATTGCAGCCTCAAGCACCCTCTCCAGTCCGGATCCAAGTAAGGCCGACGTGGGAATCACTGACGCATATGGGACAAAAGAAAATCCGTTGTGATAGGCTTTCGACAGGTCCCTTTTTTTTGCACTCTTAAGAAGATCAATCTTGTTGGCGACAACGACCAGACATTTGCCGTAGTGCCTTGAACTGACTGCTATCCTCTTGTCCTGTTTGGTGGGGCCTTCACTCGCATCTGTTATCAGAACCGTCACGTCGCTCTCCTGTATGGACCTGAGAGTTCTTATGGTACAGAAGTATTCCAAGGACTCCTTGACTTTGGTCCTTTTCCTCAGACCGGCTGTGTCAACCAAGACCAGTTTCTTCCCGTCAAAATAGAGAGAGGTGTCGATGCTGTCCCTTGTGGTCCCTGGTTTTTCATCCACTATTAGTCTCTCCTCCTGCACGAGGTGATTGACAAAGGATGACTTGCCAACGTTCGGCCTCCCGACGACTGCGATCCTTATTCCAGCCACAACTGGCCCTACTTCTCTCCTGGGAATTTTGGAGACGAGGATATCGAGAAAGTCCCCAACTCCCAGGCCATGGGCAGCACTGACAGGGATGGGATCTGATAGACCAAGCTGATAGAACTCATCCACCAGTCTCGTGTCCTGCATCCTGTCAACTTTGTTCACCACCAGAAGACAGGGTTTGTCCGACTTTCTCAGGCTGGTTGCTATCTCCTTCTCTATGGGATTCGCACCTTCACGACCATCTGTTAGAAAGACGACCAGGTCTGACTCACCTATCGCCAGTTCAACCTGACGTTTGACCCTGGCCTCCATGCCCGTGACACTGCTGGGTATGAAACCTCCTGTATCTGCAACCAGGAATCTTGTTCCCGCCCAATCGGCCTCAGCGTACTTTCTGTCTCTTGTCACACCGGGGAGATCGTCCACAACCGCCTCTCGCTTCTTCACAATTCGATTGAAGAGCGTGGACTTCCCCACATTAGGCCTGCCCACAATAGCCACTACTGGAAGACTCATCTTCAGGGTTCACCCCCGGGGACAATTTTACCGGGCACTAAATAGGATCCTATCTCTTATTTTCGGCGGTTTAGGCGGACCATCTTTATGGTCCTGGCTTCTTTGCCTGAAGAAGGTTTGCAGAAATAGATCCCGCTTGAGACCATTCGGCCACTTCTATCAGTTCCATCCCAGACCAATCTCGCAACAGCGCCTCCACCACTCCCATTGGGTTCAGACAATTCAGCCACCAGGCGACCAGAGAGGTCATACACCTTCAGTATCGTCTTCTCGCCGGGGCTTATGCCAATGGCACTAATCGTGGTCTCCGTGTAGAATGGGTTTGGGCGATTCTGAAGAATA
This genomic interval from candidate division TA06 bacterium contains the following:
- the der gene encoding ribosome biogenesis GTPase Der, with the protein product MSLPVVAIVGRPNVGKSTLFNRIVKKREAVVDDLPGVTRDRKYAEADWAGTRFLVADTGGFIPSSVTGMEARVKRQVELAIGESDLVVFLTDGREGANPIEKEIATSLRKSDKPCLLVVNKVDRMQDTRLVDEFYQLGLSDPIPVSAAHGLGVGDFLDILVSKIPRREVGPVVAGIRIAVVGRPNVGKSSFVNHLVQEERLIVDEKPGTTRDSIDTSLYFDGKKLVLVDTAGLRKRTKVKESLEYFCTIRTLRSIQESDVTVLITDASEGPTKQDKRIAVSSRHYGKCLVVVANKIDLLKSAKKRDLSKAYHNGFSFVPYASVIPTSALLGSGLERVLEAAIEAAVESSARVKKKRLAETIERAVERSKPPAYGGKWVRITGCEQKGVSPPRFLLFSNLPAGISKGYLRYLEKNIRHDFGFVGTPIRLSVARKK